The DNA region CCCGGAGTCCCTTGAACTCAACTTCACGGCCCACCCCTTTATTTATTTCAAAATCAGCCATAAGTTATTGTCTTTTTTATGTTTTTAGAGGAAGAACGACCTCAGAATGGTGGCGGCGACTATCAGAAAGATACAGGCTCCGAACCACGAACTGGCAGTTTTACTCGTGTCGGGGTCGCCCGAACTGAACTTCTGATATACCTTGATTCCACCGACGAGGCCGATTACAGCACCGATTGCATAAATCAGTTTTGTGCCGGGATCGAAATATCCGGTCACGAGTTGTGTCGCTTCGGTGATACCTGCCTGCCCGTTTCCTTGTGCCATTGCCGCACTTGCCGCTGCAACAGCGGCCAGCATCATAATCAATCTTTTCTTTTTCATTTATTTCCGTGATTTTTAAAATGATTAAAAAAGCCACGGACTGCCCCTTTCACTATCCCCATAAGGCAGCCCGCAGCCGCTTATGGTTTATTGATTCAGGGGGTAAGTTCCGGCCGGAAATCAGCCGGAGTCATAATATGCCATTTGCATTGTCACTTGATTTGGTGGTGAAACATTCTTGTTAATTCTCTCTTGAAAGCGGGATGCGGATCATCCCGAATCGTAATAGCCGTTTGTTCTCATTGTCTTTACTGTCTTTATCGGTTTATTTCAGATATTCCCCACATTTGAATCCCTTGCGAGGTGTATAGTCTTCAAAGGAAGAGGATTTGAACAGCCACATCCGGTTCGCCCATCGGGCAAGGTCACGCTCGTACTGCGTAGGCATCCGTTCATTTCCATAATCCCGGAAAGGAATAACAAAGGGAGTGATTCCCAATTTCCTAAGTACGTTCAACCGGAACAAGTCCTGCTCAACAGTCGAATTGAATCCTATCAGTACGTAGCAGGTTATCTTGTAGGGTTTCACGTATTTTACCATCTCTTTCAGGCGTTCCGTCAAATCAAGCTGCGGCAAGTCCCACGCAATATGGATGTTCTGCCTCATCTTCAGTCTGTTCAGATGCCAGGCCTGTTCCTCGTCCATAATCCTCACGTCCACACCGTGCAGTTTCACGGGTTGCCCCTCTTTCATCAGATAATCCACCGCCGATCTTCACTGCGGGTTGGCAAAAAAATTATTGTCCAGCACCTCAATCCATTTCCCTTTCGGGTTCAGTTCCACCGGCTCTACGGCCTGAATGTATCCCTCTTTCTCGCGGACGAGGCAGAAAGGGCATTTGCGGATGCAGCCTCTTGAAAAGAACTGGAGTGAAAAAGGGTATTCGGGGTAAATGGAATAGTCCATCATCCGGCTGTTTTCCACAGTTTCGGGAAGCCTGCCCGGAATATCATACCCGGTTCCGCCCTTTATCACTTCCCTTGCATCCAGTAGCCGGTAATCATAGTCTGGTGTGAAGGTGAATACCTTACTTGCCAGCACCTTGTCATAACGCCTCGCCAGTTCCGCTCATTCTACTTGACAACCTTTTGCCTTGTTGTAAGCCGAAAGGCGCATCAGTGCAAAATTGGGGAAGTTATGTCCGTCCACATCTACCAGTCCTATATTCATACGGATAAAATTTAATGGTGAATAGTTCTTGTTACCTTACCGGGTGAATGCCATGAACGGCCTGTCATCCCGAATCATAATAGCCTTTTGTCATTGCCGCTGTCGTTTTATGGATAAGTTAATGGAATGATTGCCTCTCTGGGAGTTAATACGTTTCCCATCATAAAGGGGAAACCGTCGTTTGTCAACTTGAATCGAAATATGTCATAAACATGGATGATACGTTTTGTTGTTGGTTTTCTACCGAATCTCTCCCCTTACAGTGATACGGGTTATCAACCCGTATCAAAATAACCTCTTACCATTGTTACCTCCTTTTTTAATTGGTTAGTCACTGTCCGGAGCAGCCTCACTCATTTGTTCGGCTTCATCCAGAAATTTGCTGATACGGCTGTCGCTGCCATTGATACTTTCCAGTATCGAGCGTTCAATCTGCGTATCCTTGATATGGTGGATCGCCCTTAAAAGGGACAACCGTTTATCTGTCGGAATATCCTTGCCGTTGCAGAGGTCGATAATCAAGTCAATCTCTTCCGGTCCGATACCGGATGTACCGCCCGGATAATCTTCACGGGCACAGTTCAAATCTTCCAGTTCCTCGTTCAACTCGTCGGTATCCACGTCGTCACCGTTTTCAGTCTGTCCCTTATCATCCTCAAGCCTGCCGGAACTGCCGGTCTCAGAAGCTCGCCACTCTTCCACACGCTTGTCCCGAAACAAATCCGGGATGCGCTCAGGCGGCACTTGTACAGCCTTCTGCGGTACTGTTTCCTCGTTTCTGTCAGCAAAAGTAGAGGCATTTTCCTTACCTGCAATAGCCCCAGAACCGGTGGCGTCTATTGGCGGCTGTTGGCGTGTACCATAGCTTTTTGTAACGACAAGGCTGTCCGTTTCAGGCCGTTTTTGAGGCGGATTTTCCATGTTCTTGCCTTTTGTCTTTTCCTTAACTTCATCCTTTTTTTTGCCCTTCATTTCCACTTTTACAGTTGGGTGGTTCCTTTCCTCAGCTTCCGGCACTGCCACTGCCGGAACTTCTTTCTTTTCCGTTTTCCCTTTCGTACGCCTGCGTCCTTTCTTCGGTTCTTCTTTTGTCGGATCGAACCATCCGGCAATGCTCCGCAGACCTTTTGCCATCCGGCGGCGCATCTTCCCGAAACATATCTCGCCGAGTCCGCCCCTGAACAGGAACTTGTCCATGAACAGATAAGCGAACAGCAACCAGAACAGAACTATTCCGGCTTCATAGTAACCTGATTGTATATCCATAACCTAAAATATTTTGTTATAACTCTTTTGGAGATAGGTCTTCACCTCATCCGCATGTTTTTCGAAATGCTCTTTCAATACATTATCTATATAGTTGCCTACCGTCAACTGCCGTTTACCGGCAATCCCTACGATAACGGATATTTTCTGGTGCAGTTCCTTGTCTATATATACCCCCTGTCTGCCTTCGCATTTATAAGGTGTGAGGAACTTACGGATAAAATCGGCCAATGCGGTGCGAATCGTTTTCGGTGACAGTTTATCCGTAACCAATTCCGAACAGTCGGTATCATCCGCACCGGAAATATCCCTTACTGTTCCATTCACATTGTTATCCGCTTTTCCTTTTTCATCGGATAAAGCGGTTGCTCTATTTCCGCCACTCTCTCCGGTAATGGAAGGAGCCGGAGATGAAGGAGGCTTCGAAGGCCCCCCTGCCATCAGACTACGCAGATACGCTTCGTCCACCGGATTCTGTCCGCCTGTTTTCTTTGCCATGACTATTCGTTTTTAAGTATTCCCATGATTTCATCCATGAACATATCAAAGCCGCACTCTCTGGTGAAGGCCGCATCGGGAGCGAACAGCGTACTCCGATAAACGGGGCCGCCCGTGGAGGACAAGTCTTTAGTGAAGTTACTGCGCACGGGAATACGTGTTTGGAGGCAGTCCAGCCCTAACAGGGAGAACCCCTGCTGGTAGATGTTATACAATGTCGTGCGTTCTCTTCGATCCACCATGTTCCAGAACAGACACAGCCTTTTCAGAGAAGACAAGCCGGTCTTTATCAGGCGGTCATTAATGGTAGTAGCAAAGTTCAGTGTGCTTTCCAGCACGAGACGGTCTGCCTTTATCGGTACGAACAGATAATCGAGCGCACTGATTGCGGCGATAACCCCGTCGCTACCCATAGTTCTGGGCAGATCGAACAGCACCACGTCATAATGCGTATCCGTTTTGTCTTCAAATGCCCTTCAGTCCGCCATGCAGTCTGCCGGATTACTGCCGATAACCGGATAAGCCCTCTTGTCCAGCCGTTCCGACTGTTCAACAAGCAGACTCTGATAAACGGGAACAGTCTTTACCACTTCCATATCCCGTTTTTTCTGTTTGATGATTGAGTGCTGCGGATAGTCACAATCCACCACAGCTACATTCAGTCCTTTCACATAATGCAGTCACGATGCCACATAAATGGTGAATGTTGATTTACCCACGCCCCCTTTCTGGGTAGCGAACGAAACGAATAATGTTTTCTTTCTCTTTTCCATTGTTACCTAATTTAAGTGAATAATTTGATTTATTGATAGTTTAGCGGATAGACGCCTATCCGTTCATTCATTTCATTATCAGTTTAGCTTTATAGCTATGTAGCTACTTAGCTATAAAGCTATTTGTCTATTTAGCCACATACTTACATAGCTATCCATTTATATAGCTATTTATCTATTCAGCTATGTAGCCACATAGCTATCCGGCTGTTTAGCTAATAGTCTATTTACCTGTCCATTTATCCGAATATCCAATTGCTTGTCTATACATCTTTATATATCTATAGACATATAGACGGATAGATAACCTAATGAACGCTTATCTGAAAATTTATTTAATCAAATGGCTATCCAGACAAAAAGCTATTCGGGTATAAAACCGTCCGCATAGTTATCCTGATAAGCACCTTTTTATCTATCCGGATAAATGGCTAAATAACTATCTGGCTACAAATAAACCTCAAAAAGAGTATCTGTGATGTACCTGTGGTTTCAAAGTCATTTGTTGGCGGCTGTTGGCGTGATGCCTGATAATGACCATACCAAGAAAACTATCTACCTTTGTCGCCGGGAGAGCGCAGCCCGTTCTCGAAGAGAGAACGTAAAACAAACCCTTCAGACCTTTAATCCGGCCCAGCCGGATTTTAGTATGCGTCAGCATATAGCGAGGTGTACTTTCAGCGGTTGAAAATATTTCCACCCGCTGAAAGTCTCGCCCCGAAAGTTCTTTCGGGGGTGTCAGTTCTCCTAAGTCGAACTTCCTAAATTATTCATGTATGAAAGATGAAACAAGAATCCGTGGCGCCGCAGGGCGTAAGGTGCTGGCAGACCCGCGCACGCACCGCTATTACCTCTGTCTCAATGACGAGGAAGATGAAAAGTTTATCTCCATGTTCGAGCAATCCGGCATGAAGAACAAGGCTGAATTTATCTTTGCCCGCATCTTCGGTTGAGAGTTCAAGGTAGTGAAGATTGATAAGGAAGCGCAGGAATATTACGCCCAGCTCACCGCTTTTTATCAACAGTTCCGAAGAATAGGAAACAACTACAATCAATGTGTAAAGACCATCCATACCATTTACGGGGAGAAGAAATCGCTTGCGTTTCTCTACAAACTTGCCGAAGAAACCCGTAAATTGGAAGAAGTATGCAGGCAGGTTATCGAACTGACAAAGCGGTACGAAAAGGAATATCTCACTAAAAAGGAATAACATCATGGTGCCGAATATCACATCGGGCAGTTCATTCTACGGAGTGATTGCCTACAATAAAATAAAGGTGGATGACGGTACGGCAAAGGTATTGTGACACCCGAAAATTGCGGCGGACACCTCCGGAAATGTACCGATTGAAAACTGTGTGCAGGCTTTTGAGCCTTACATCGCACTCAACTCGCACGTCAGGAAACCGGTTATCCATATTTCATTGAATCCGTCTCCCAAAGACATCCTTTCGGAAGAGCAGATGACCATATTGGCGCAGGAGTTTATGGAAAAGTTCGGTTACGGGAACCAGCCTTATATCGTATGGCTGCATGAAGACATCAACCGCAAGCACATGCACATTGTTTCGGTACGCATCAACGAGAAAAGAGAAAAGATAGACCACAATCGTGAAGCTATCCGGGCACAGAATATCTGTCGGGATATGGAAGTGAAGTACGGCCTTCATCCCACACTCGGAGAACACAGTGAAAGGGAATTACTATCCTTGCAAAAAGTGGATTATCCGAAAGGTGACGTGAAAGCGCAGGTGAAGCATACTGCCCGTACTTTACTGGAATGTTACAACTGCCATTCGCTTGGGGAGTACAACACTCTTCTGAACTTGTATAATGTAACCGTTTACGAAGTCAGGGGAAGCGTGGACGGAAAGGAATACCACGGCATCATGTACGGAGCTTTGGACGATGACGGGCAGCAGGCGGGAACGCCTTTCAAGTCCAGCAAGTTCGGAAAGGTATTCGGTTATGAAGCCCTGCAAAAGAAGTTTGCCGCCACCGCCGAAAAGGTGAAAAGGAACAGCCTTGCCGAAAGGGCACGGCAGGAAATAGTCAAAGCCATGCAGGACATAAGTACGAAAGAAGCGTTTGCCCGCAGGCTGAAAGATGCGGATATAGAGGTGGTTTACCGTATCAATCCCGAAGGACGCCTGTACGGTATCACTTTCATAGACCATACCAACCGGACAGTGTTCAACGGCTTGCGTTTGGGCAAAGCTTTTTCTGCCAATGTATTCAACGAACTGTTTAACAACCCGGATGCAGACCGTGAACGGCTGATACCGCCAACCCGGCAGGAAGCATCCCGGCAGGAGAGAGAAACAAAAGCGGAAGAAAGGCAAGAAGGTGTGGAATACCGGCAGCAGGAAAATCAAAATCAGAATGAATCCTCTGGCAGCCTGATTGATACATCTGCACTCGGTGCTGTTGATATTTTCT from Bacteroides sp. MSB163 includes:
- a CDS encoding ParA family protein → MGSDGVIAAISALDYLFVPIKADRLVLESTLNFATTINDRLIKTGLSSLKRLCLFWNMVDRRERTTLYNIYQQGFSLLGLDCLQTRIPVRSNFTKDLSSTGGPVYRSTLFAPDAAFTRECGFDMFMDEIMGILKNE
- a CDS encoding DUF3408 domain-containing protein translates to MAKKTGGQNPVDEAYLRSLMAGGPSKPPSSPAPSITGESGGNRATALSDEKGKADNNVNGTVRDISGADDTDCSELVTDKLSPKTIRTALADFIRKFLTPYKCEGRQGVYIDKELHQKISVIVGIAGKRQLTVGNYIDNVLKEHFEKHADEVKTYLQKSYNKIF
- a CDS encoding DUF4134 domain-containing protein — protein: MKKKRLIMMLAAVAAASAAMAQGNGQAGITEATQLVTGYFDPGTKLIYAIGAVIGLVGGIKVYQKFSSGDPDTSKTASSWFGACIFLIVAATILRSFFL
- the mobB gene encoding conjugal transfer protein MobB, coding for MQAFEPYIALNSHVRKPVIHISLNPSPKDILSEEQMTILAQEFMEKFGYGNQPYIVWLHEDINRKHMHIVSVRINEKREKIDHNREAIRAQNICRDMEVKYGLHPTLGEHSERELLSLQKVDYPKGDVKAQVKHTARTLLECYNCHSLGEYNTLLNLYNVTVYEVRGSVDGKEYHGIMYGALDDDGQQAGTPFKSSKFGKVFGYEALQKKFAATAEKVKRNSLAERARQEIVKAMQDISTKEAFARRLKDADIEVVYRINPEGRLYGITFIDHTNRTVFNGLRLGKAFSANVFNELFNNPDADRERLIPPTRQEASRQERETKAEERQEGVEYRQQENQNQNESSGSLIDTSALGAVDIFSVLMEDDHTHEYIDPAFRYGRKKKKKRRRRL